The Bradyrhizobium betae genomic interval CGACATGCCTGCCGTCGATGATGACCGGAGATGCTGCGTCCATGTCCGGGATGGCGATCAGGTCGACGAACCATTGCGGCACGCTATGCAGCCCACGCAGGCCGTCCCTCGGAGGAGGCGCAGAACCTGCTTCCGCTGAACGGAATTGAATATCCGAGGATGTGCCCAAGGAATGGACAAAAGCGTCCAGCGTCTTCCGCGGGTCGTTCGAAACGCTCAAGGTATTGTTGAGCGCCCCGGCGATCGTTCGGGCCGAGCGTCGTCCCGGCTCATTCTCGTCGGCCAGCTGGCCGGTCGCGAAGGTCTGGAGCAGCACGCCGCCCATGGCCAGCGCGGCGAGGAAGCTCAGGCCGAGCGGAAGAAACAGTTGCGTCCGGAAGGAGAGTCGTTGCCACATTAGGTCAATTCTAACGCGCATTGGCGGGATTTTCTCTTTCCATTTGTTCCCGCCGGTCTATGAGTCGAAAAACAAGAGAGCGCGCGATGCAAGATACTGCCAAGCCGGCGACCAAAGTTCTGATCGTCGACGACCATCCTGTGGTGCTGTCCGGTTGTCGCACCCTTTTCGCGTCGGACCACTCGATCCGGATCGACGAGGCGATCGACGCCAAATCCGGGCACCGCGCCTATATCAGCAAGCGGCCTGACGTCACCGTCATCGATATCAGCTTGCCCGACGTGTCCGGCTTCGAGCTGATGCGGCGGATCCGCAAGGACGATCCCGAGGCCAAGATCATCATGTTCAGCATGAACGATGATCCGGCTTTTGTGGTGCGGGCGGTCGAATTGGGGGCGCAGGGCTATGTCTCCAAGGGCGACGATCCCCGGATTCTGCTCAAGGCGGTGCGCAAGGTGATCGCGGGCGACAACTTCATCTCGCCGCAGCTCGCGGAGGCCGTGACCTTCTCCGGCGCCGCGATCAAGGCCAATCCGGCCTCGCAGATGACGCCGCGGGAGCTTGAAATTCTCCGCCTGCTCGG includes:
- a CDS encoding response regulator transcription factor, whose protein sequence is MQDTAKPATKVLIVDDHPVVLSGCRTLFASDHSIRIDEAIDAKSGHRAYISKRPDVTVIDISLPDVSGFELMRRIRKDDPEAKIIMFSMNDDPAFVVRAVELGAQGYVSKGDDPRILLKAVRKVIAGDNFISPQLAEAVTFSGAAIKANPASQMTPRELEILRLLGRGDKIVEVAEALGISYKTVANTTSLLKQKLGAKNHSDLIRIAVEIGMS